The Pricia mediterranea genome includes a window with the following:
- the purL gene encoding phosphoribosylformylglycinamidine synthase — protein sequence MIYFFGDAKAKVYAVQTQHELSQEDINKLIWLFGNSPKINTASLDAFFVGPRAAMITPWSTNATEITQNMGISGIVRIEEFQAVDRDFTDFDAMLSQKFDGLGQDTFKVDVVPDPIFEIDDIAAYNEKEGLALNGEEVEYLNGLSKKMGRKLTDSEVFGFSQVNSEHCRHKIFNGTFVIDGQEMPSSLFKLIKRTSQENPNGIVSAYKDNVAFVKGPRVVQFAPKSADGPDFYSEKDFDSVISLKAETHNFPTTVEPFNGAATGSGGEIRDRLAGGKGSLPLAGTAVYMTAYSRLKEGSDSGSGAASSDPAQARPSGSALDRPWENAMPERDWLYQTPMDILIKASNGASDFGNKFGQPLIAGSVLTFEHSEENRRLGYDKVIMQAGGIGYAKAEQALKGTPNAGDDIVILGGDNYRIGMGGAAVSSADTGEFDSAIELNAVQRSNPEMQKRAANAIRGMVENDSNPIVSIHDHGAGGHLNCLSELVEDTGGKIDLDKLPVGDPTLSAKEVIGNESQERMGLVIGQKDTDLLARIAERERSPMYTVGKVTADDRFTFASASSGQMPMDVNLSDIFRSSPKTVLTDTTIKRTYQDADYSLEFFHDYLQQVLQLEAVACKDWLTNKVDRCVGGRVAKQQCAGPLQLPLNNCAVMALDFRGMEGIATSIGHSPISGVIDPTAGSRNSIAEALTNIIWAPLEEGLKSVSLSANWMWPCKNEGEDARLYEAVQAISDFAIDLGINVPTGKDSLSMKQKYPDGEVISPGTVIISAAGHCSDITKVVEPVLQEAGGSIYYINLSKDPYKLGGSSFGQVRNAVGNEAPNVIDTPYFKSAFNTIQALIKEGQIVAGHDVASGGLITTLLEMCFADNDLGAELDLSDLGESDTIKLLFSENTGIVFQGDASLEKTLSEAEIEFVKIGEVVSEGTLTIKNGGMEMGLNIASLRDTWYETSFLLDDRQTANGLAKERYNNYKEQSLRYKFPDNFTGQLSPRAQSRGHDGEVSTALDRTEGGGDSTISTEPVPSDDKRLDGTSGVTSGAVEKPKAAILREKGSNSEREMANAMYLAGFDVKDVHMTDLISGRETLEDIQFIGAVGGFSNSDVLGSAKGWAGAFKYNEKANTALKNFFARPDTLSIGICNGCQLFMELDLINPEHQVQGKMTYNDSHKHESNFGSVKIQKNNSVMLSGLEGCSLGVWISHGEGKFVLPLSEENYDIVAKYGYEGYPANPNGSDYNTAMLCDKTGRHLVTMPHIERSIFPWNWAHYPKERNDDVSPWLQAFVNAKEWVEQNKL from the coding sequence ATGATTTACTTTTTCGGGGATGCGAAAGCCAAGGTTTACGCCGTTCAAACCCAACACGAACTTTCACAGGAAGACATCAATAAACTCATCTGGTTGTTCGGCAACAGCCCCAAAATCAACACGGCGTCATTGGACGCCTTTTTTGTTGGTCCCCGGGCCGCCATGATTACACCCTGGAGTACCAATGCCACTGAAATCACCCAGAATATGGGTATTTCTGGCATCGTCCGTATCGAGGAGTTTCAGGCAGTTGACAGGGATTTTACCGATTTCGACGCCATGCTTTCCCAAAAATTCGACGGGCTGGGGCAGGATACGTTCAAGGTGGATGTAGTGCCCGACCCCATTTTCGAAATCGATGACATTGCTGCCTATAATGAGAAAGAGGGACTCGCATTGAACGGGGAAGAGGTCGAATACCTGAACGGATTATCTAAAAAAATGGGACGCAAATTGACCGATTCCGAGGTATTCGGATTCAGTCAGGTCAATTCCGAACACTGCCGGCATAAAATATTCAACGGGACCTTTGTCATCGATGGTCAGGAGATGCCTTCCTCCTTGTTCAAATTGATCAAAAGAACATCCCAGGAAAATCCCAATGGCATTGTATCGGCCTATAAGGATAATGTAGCTTTCGTTAAAGGGCCCCGAGTCGTCCAATTTGCCCCAAAATCCGCCGACGGACCCGATTTTTATTCGGAAAAGGATTTCGATTCCGTGATATCCCTAAAAGCGGAAACCCACAACTTTCCCACCACCGTCGAACCTTTTAATGGGGCCGCGACGGGCTCGGGTGGCGAGATTCGCGACCGGCTGGCCGGCGGCAAAGGTTCGTTGCCACTGGCGGGTACGGCGGTGTATATGACGGCCTATTCCCGATTGAAAGAAGGTTCGGATTCCGGTAGCGGAGCCGCTTCATCCGACCCTGCCCAAGCCAGACCTTCCGGCTCCGCTCTAGACAGGCCGTGGGAAAACGCGATGCCTGAACGCGATTGGCTCTACCAGACCCCTATGGACATCCTGATCAAGGCCTCCAACGGGGCTTCGGATTTTGGGAATAAATTCGGACAGCCTTTGATTGCGGGATCGGTATTGACCTTTGAGCATTCCGAAGAAAATAGAAGGCTCGGCTACGACAAGGTCATCATGCAGGCCGGGGGAATCGGATATGCAAAAGCGGAACAGGCCTTGAAGGGCACCCCGAACGCAGGGGACGACATCGTCATCCTAGGTGGCGACAACTACCGTATCGGAATGGGCGGTGCTGCCGTGTCGAGCGCGGATACTGGGGAATTCGATTCCGCCATCGAGCTCAATGCCGTGCAACGGTCCAATCCCGAAATGCAGAAACGGGCCGCCAATGCCATCCGAGGGATGGTCGAAAATGACAGCAATCCCATTGTCTCCATCCACGATCACGGTGCAGGGGGACACCTCAACTGCCTGTCCGAACTCGTCGAGGATACCGGCGGGAAAATCGATTTGGACAAGCTTCCCGTCGGAGACCCTACCCTATCCGCCAAGGAAGTGATCGGCAACGAATCACAAGAGCGAATGGGGCTGGTCATCGGTCAAAAAGACACCGATCTGCTCGCCCGGATCGCCGAACGCGAACGATCGCCGATGTACACCGTGGGCAAGGTTACCGCTGACGACCGATTTACCTTTGCCTCCGCATCCAGCGGCCAAATGCCCATGGACGTCAACCTCTCCGATATCTTCAGAAGCTCCCCCAAGACGGTCCTGACCGACACCACTATCAAGAGAACCTACCAAGATGCGGACTATTCCCTCGAATTTTTCCACGATTACCTGCAACAGGTGCTGCAGTTGGAAGCTGTCGCCTGTAAGGACTGGCTGACCAACAAGGTCGACCGCTGCGTCGGCGGACGGGTGGCGAAACAACAATGCGCGGGGCCTTTGCAGCTGCCCCTGAACAACTGCGCCGTCATGGCATTGGATTTCAGGGGCATGGAGGGCATCGCCACGAGTATCGGCCACTCCCCCATCTCGGGAGTGATCGACCCTACCGCCGGAAGCAGAAACAGCATCGCAGAGGCGCTGACCAACATCATCTGGGCCCCGCTGGAAGAAGGACTAAAATCCGTTTCCCTTTCCGCCAACTGGATGTGGCCTTGCAAAAACGAGGGCGAGGATGCCCGGTTGTACGAGGCCGTCCAGGCAATTTCGGACTTTGCCATCGACTTGGGCATCAACGTGCCCACAGGCAAGGACTCCCTTTCCATGAAACAAAAATATCCCGATGGCGAGGTCATCTCCCCCGGAACGGTCATTATTTCCGCCGCCGGCCACTGTTCCGACATCACCAAAGTCGTGGAACCCGTATTACAAGAGGCTGGGGGGTCGATTTACTACATAAACCTGTCGAAAGACCCATACAAATTGGGAGGTTCATCCTTTGGACAGGTTCGAAATGCCGTCGGAAATGAAGCGCCCAACGTTATCGATACCCCTTATTTTAAATCCGCCTTTAATACCATTCAGGCTCTAATTAAAGAGGGACAAATCGTTGCCGGTCACGATGTTGCATCCGGAGGATTGATTACCACCTTATTGGAAATGTGTTTTGCCGACAACGACTTGGGAGCCGAATTGGACCTATCCGATTTAGGGGAATCCGATACCATAAAATTGCTGTTTTCCGAAAATACGGGTATTGTTTTTCAGGGGGATGCGTCCCTCGAGAAAACCCTTTCCGAGGCCGAAATCGAATTTGTAAAAATTGGGGAAGTCGTGTCCGAAGGTACATTGACCATCAAGAACGGCGGGATGGAAATGGGATTGAACATCGCTTCCTTACGGGATACCTGGTACGAAACCTCGTTCTTATTGGATGACCGACAGACCGCCAATGGCCTGGCGAAGGAGCGGTACAATAATTATAAGGAACAAAGTTTAAGGTACAAGTTTCCGGATAACTTCACGGGCCAACTGTCTCCTCGAGCGCAGTCGAGAGGTCATGACGGGGAGGTCTCTACTGCGCTCGACCGGACAGAAGGTGGCGGCGACTCCACGATCTCGACCGAACCTGTCCCCAGCGATGACAAGAGGCTCGACGGGACATCGGGCGTCACTTCGGGCGCAGTCGAGAAGCCAAAAGCCGCCATTCTCCGAGAAAAGGGCAGCAACTCCGAGCGGGAGATGGCCAATGCCATGTACCTGGCGGGCTTTGATGTCAAGGACGTGCATATGACCGACCTGATTTCGGGCCGCGAGACCTTAGAAGATATCCAGTTTATCGGGGCCGTCGGAGGCTTCTCCAATTCCGATGTTCTGGGCAGCGCCAAAGGATGGGCGGGGGCCTTTAAATACAACGAAAAGGCGAATACGGCCCTTAAAAACTTCTTCGCCCGGCCCGACACGCTGTCCATCGGCATCTGCAACGGCTGTCAACTGTTTATGGAACTGGACCTCATCAATCCCGAGCACCAAGTTCAAGGGAAAATGACCTATAACGATTCCCACAAGCACGAAAGCAATTTTGGTTCGGTAAAAATCCAAAAAAACAACTCCGTGATGCTATCCGGTCTGGAAGGCTGCAGCTTGGGGGTATGGATTTCACATGGCGAGGGCAAGTTCGTCCTCCCCCTATCCGAAGAAAACTACGATATCGTGGCGAAATACGGGTATGAGGGCTATCCTGCCAATCCCAATGGCAGTGACTACAATACTGCAATGCTCTGCGACAAAACCGGTCGGCATCTTGTAACCATGCCGCACATCGAACGTTCCATATTTCCATGGAACTGGGCCCATTATCCAAAAGAGAGAAACGACGACGTTTCGCCGTGGTTGCAGGCCTTTGTAAATGCCAAGGAGTGGGTCGAGCAAAATAAGCTTTAA
- a CDS encoding RsmB/NOP family class I SAM-dependent RNA methyltransferase, whose product MKLHRNLVFAIIDALNLIFNEGQYADKVVQKVLKFDKRWGSRDRGFIAETTYEMVRYKRLYAEIAEVKAPFSRPDLFRMWAVWAVLKGIKLPDWKQIEPTPERRIKGRFDELSKIRKFREAFPDWIDELCVEVLGEQLWTAESAALNQQAEVILRINTLKTNKKNLQKVLLEEDILTEPISSSGKASRKYPSALRLPERANVFVTDAFKKGMFEVQDANSQLVAPFLDVQPGMRVVDTCAGAGGKSLHLAALMENKGQIVAMDVYGSKLKELKRRARRNGAHNIETREIDSTKVFKKLYGSADRVLIDAPCTGLGVIRRNPDTKWKLQPEFLEKITKTQQEILRSYSKIVKPGGKLVYATCSILPQENYAQVQSFLTSEEGQGFSLEKEKKIFASKSGFDGFYMALLTKSN is encoded by the coding sequence ATGAAATTACACAGAAATCTGGTATTCGCGATCATAGATGCATTAAACCTGATCTTCAACGAAGGGCAATACGCCGACAAGGTCGTGCAAAAAGTCTTAAAGTTCGATAAGCGCTGGGGCAGTCGGGATCGCGGTTTTATTGCCGAGACCACCTACGAGATGGTGCGCTATAAAAGGCTCTATGCCGAAATCGCCGAGGTGAAAGCGCCGTTCAGCCGTCCGGATCTGTTCCGGATGTGGGCTGTATGGGCCGTATTAAAGGGAATAAAGCTGCCGGATTGGAAGCAAATCGAGCCCACCCCCGAGCGGCGTATCAAGGGACGCTTCGACGAACTTTCGAAAATCAGGAAGTTCCGGGAAGCCTTTCCCGATTGGATCGATGAACTTTGTGTCGAGGTTTTGGGAGAGCAATTATGGACGGCCGAAAGCGCCGCGCTCAACCAACAGGCAGAGGTGATTTTACGAATCAACACCCTGAAAACTAATAAAAAAAACCTGCAGAAAGTCTTATTGGAAGAGGATATCCTCACCGAGCCTATTTCGTCATCGGGAAAGGCGAGCCGAAAATATCCCTCGGCCTTGCGGCTACCCGAACGGGCCAACGTTTTCGTGACCGACGCCTTTAAAAAGGGGATGTTCGAGGTTCAGGATGCCAATTCACAATTGGTCGCACCCTTTTTAGACGTACAACCGGGTATGCGGGTGGTCGATACCTGCGCCGGCGCGGGAGGGAAATCCCTTCACCTGGCCGCCTTGATGGAAAATAAGGGGCAGATCGTTGCGATGGACGTCTATGGCAGCAAACTGAAGGAGCTCAAACGCCGCGCCCGCAGAAACGGTGCGCACAATATCGAAACACGGGAAATCGACTCCACCAAGGTCTTTAAAAAGCTATACGGCAGTGCCGACCGGGTATTGATCGATGCGCCCTGTACGGGCCTGGGGGTCATTCGGCGCAATCCCGATACGAAATGGAAACTGCAGCCGGAATTTTTAGAGAAGATCACCAAGACCCAGCAAGAAATCCTGCGCAGCTACAGCAAGATCGTAAAACCGGGAGGTAAGTTGGTTTACGCTACTTGCTCGATACTTCCGCAGGAGAATTACGCCCAGGTGCAGTCCTTTTTGACCTCCGAGGAAGGCCAGGGTTTTTCTTTGGAAAAGGAAAAGAAAATCTTTGCCTCGAAAAGCGGGTTCGACGGATTCTATATGGCCTTGTTGACAAAAAGTAATTAA
- a CDS encoding WD40/YVTN/BNR-like repeat-containing protein, which translates to MRNLVFILFVLFLFSCSEDKKDDKKSLPFTSVTIETIYEDSVSIRAIELMDNSLAYAGSDGVFGNIDLLTGKIREGTQQYDSITPEFRAVAHTNSDFFMLSVSNPALLYKTGMEGKMELVYTETGEGVFYDAMTFWNDQEGIAMGDSMNGCLSIIVTRNGGNSWNKLSCSELPDGIEGEGAFAASNTNIAVIGDKTWIATTSGRVYFSPDKGKSWEIQQTPIVGEEPTQGIYSIAFYDEDLGVAIGGDYTRPEENRANKAITEDGGINWRLIVDGQNPPYKSCIQFVPNSEGNGMVALGFTGISYSSDRGASWQQLSETDSFYTIRFLNDSIAYAAGKNRMAKLAFR; encoded by the coding sequence ATGAGAAACCTTGTATTTATTTTGTTCGTTCTGTTCCTATTCTCCTGTTCGGAGGATAAAAAAGACGATAAGAAATCACTGCCTTTCACCTCGGTAACCATTGAGACCATTTATGAGGATTCCGTCAGTATCCGTGCCATTGAACTGATGGATAACAGCCTGGCCTATGCCGGGAGCGACGGGGTATTCGGTAATATCGACTTGTTAACCGGAAAAATCAGGGAAGGAACGCAGCAATACGACAGCATCACCCCTGAATTCAGGGCGGTGGCGCATACGAATTCCGACTTTTTCATGCTCTCGGTCTCGAACCCCGCCTTACTCTACAAAACAGGGATGGAGGGGAAAATGGAACTGGTCTATACGGAAACCGGCGAGGGCGTATTTTATGATGCCATGACCTTTTGGAACGACCAAGAGGGCATCGCCATGGGCGATAGCATGAACGGTTGCCTCAGTATTATCGTTACGCGAAATGGAGGGAATTCCTGGAACAAACTGTCCTGTTCCGAGCTGCCCGATGGTATCGAGGGAGAGGGCGCTTTTGCCGCCAGCAACACCAATATTGCAGTTATCGGGGACAAAACTTGGATAGCCACGACAAGCGGGCGTGTTTATTTTTCCCCCGATAAGGGAAAATCTTGGGAGATTCAACAAACCCCCATAGTGGGTGAGGAACCCACCCAAGGCATTTATTCCATTGCCTTCTACGATGAAGATTTAGGAGTCGCGATCGGAGGCGACTACACCAGGCCTGAAGAAAATCGGGCCAATAAGGCCATCACCGAAGATGGCGGCATCAATTGGAGATTGATAGTCGATGGTCAAAACCCACCATACAAAAGCTGTATCCAATTTGTCCCGAATTCCGAAGGTAACGGGATGGTTGCGCTGGGCTTCACGGGAATTTCCTATAGTTCGGATAGGGGAGCGTCTTGGCAGCAGCTCTCCGAGACGGATTCGTTCTATACGATTCGATTTCTAAATGATTCTATTGCGTATGCCGCGGGCAAGAACAGGATGGCAAAGTTGGCGTTTCGATAG
- a CDS encoding RNA polymerase sigma factor, whose protein sequence is MIAEENLVQELQHPQTSSQAFEVLVDTYKERLYWHIRRIVLNHEDADDVLQNTFIKVYRNIDGFKGDSKLYSWMYRIATNESLTLLKNKARKLDIGNAELQDRMLHNLQADVYFEGDQIQLKLQKAIATLPEKQKLVFNMKYFEALKYTEISEILETSVGGLKASYHLAVKKIEAYLKKG, encoded by the coding sequence TTGATTGCCGAAGAAAATTTAGTGCAAGAGCTGCAGCATCCGCAAACGTCTTCGCAGGCGTTCGAGGTGCTGGTCGACACGTACAAAGAGCGGCTATACTGGCATATTCGCCGGATTGTGCTCAACCATGAGGATGCCGATGACGTACTGCAGAATACCTTTATTAAGGTTTACAGAAATATAGATGGCTTCAAAGGCGATAGCAAACTCTATTCGTGGATGTACCGGATTGCCACGAACGAGTCCCTGACCTTGTTGAAGAACAAAGCTAGAAAACTAGATATAGGCAATGCGGAACTGCAGGACAGAATGCTTCACAACCTTCAGGCGGACGTGTATTTCGAGGGTGATCAAATCCAGTTAAAATTGCAAAAAGCAATTGCTACCCTCCCGGAAAAACAGAAGCTTGTCTTTAACATGAAGTATTTCGAGGCCCTGAAGTACACCGAGATATCCGAAATTCTGGAAACGTCCGTAGGGGGATTGAAAGCTTCGTACCATCTGGCGGTAAAGAAAATAGAAGCCTATTTAAAAAAAGGATGA
- a CDS encoding ABC transporter ATP-binding protein produces MTYFRKILRFARPYRAYAVLNIIANIFYALFATLAMVSLFPMLAVLFKQTESVETEPVWTGLGDAKEYLYEYLNFFVTQKAGDDSSDALVFMVLLVIIMFFLKNVFGYLAMYFITFLRNGVLKDLRNELYDKTIALPVSYYSEKRKGDTIARLTSDVLEIQHSFLSILELIVREPLTLLFAIVAMVSISPKLTLFVFIFLPLSGFLISLIGKSLKRKSDRVQREQGIFLSILEETLGGLKIIKGFTAENRFSGKFRESTQRFFRYSNTLLNRQNLAAPASEFLGIAVIGVLLWYGGQMVLVEKSLEPELFITYMGLAYQILTPAKAISKASYGVKKGNAAAERVLEILETENPITDRPDAVEKKDFETAITLENISFKYEDDYVLKNFDLKVPKGQTVALVGQSGSGKSTVANLVTRFYDVNEGEIKIDGSDIRHITKKSLRQLMGLVTQDSILFNDTVAKNISLGNEKASREEIVEAAKIANAHEFISGLPRGYDTNIGDSGNKLSGGQKQRLSIARAVLKNPPIMILDEATSALDTESERLVQDALEKMMRNRTSIVIAHRLSTIQNANKIVVLQRGEIVEQGSHNELLGRKGVYKKLVDMQSLG; encoded by the coding sequence ATGACCTATTTTAGAAAAATTTTGCGTTTTGCCCGACCCTATCGGGCTTACGCTGTACTGAATATTATTGCCAATATTTTTTATGCCCTATTTGCCACTCTGGCCATGGTTTCGCTGTTTCCCATGCTCGCCGTGCTCTTCAAGCAGACCGAAAGCGTAGAGACCGAACCGGTGTGGACCGGCCTCGGGGATGCCAAGGAATATCTTTACGAATACCTCAACTTTTTTGTTACCCAAAAAGCAGGTGACGACAGTAGCGATGCACTGGTATTTATGGTATTGCTCGTCATCATCATGTTCTTTCTCAAAAACGTATTCGGCTATCTCGCCATGTATTTTATCACGTTTTTGCGAAACGGCGTACTCAAGGATCTCAGGAACGAACTCTATGACAAGACCATTGCATTGCCCGTATCCTATTATTCGGAGAAACGAAAGGGGGATACCATTGCGCGGCTGACTTCCGATGTGCTTGAAATCCAACACTCCTTTTTGTCCATTTTAGAGCTGATTGTCAGGGAACCTTTGACGCTGTTGTTCGCCATTGTCGCCATGGTCTCCATAAGTCCCAAATTGACACTATTCGTATTTATATTTCTTCCCTTATCGGGATTTTTGATTTCCCTGATCGGAAAATCCCTAAAACGGAAATCCGACCGCGTTCAGCGGGAACAGGGCATCTTTCTGTCCATTTTGGAGGAAACTTTAGGAGGACTGAAGATTATCAAAGGCTTTACGGCAGAAAATCGATTTAGCGGGAAGTTCCGGGAATCTACCCAGCGGTTCTTCCGGTATTCGAACACCCTGCTGAACCGTCAAAATTTAGCGGCCCCCGCCAGCGAATTCCTTGGCATTGCCGTAATAGGCGTGCTGCTCTGGTACGGGGGACAAATGGTACTCGTCGAAAAAAGTCTGGAACCCGAACTTTTTATAACCTATATGGGACTTGCCTATCAGATTCTTACCCCTGCCAAAGCCATCAGTAAGGCTTCCTACGGGGTCAAGAAAGGCAACGCCGCCGCGGAAAGGGTCCTGGAAATATTGGAAACCGAGAATCCCATCACGGACAGGCCGGATGCCGTGGAAAAGAAGGATTTCGAAACCGCCATTACCCTCGAAAATATCTCCTTTAAGTATGAGGACGATTATGTGCTAAAAAACTTTGACCTCAAGGTGCCCAAAGGTCAGACCGTGGCACTGGTCGGGCAATCCGGAAGTGGAAAAAGTACCGTGGCAAACCTGGTCACCCGTTTTTACGATGTGAACGAAGGCGAGATCAAAATAGATGGTAGCGACATCAGGCATATAACGAAGAAGTCGTTGCGACAACTTATGGGCCTGGTCACCCAAGACTCCATTCTTTTTAACGACACCGTGGCCAAGAACATTTCCCTGGGCAATGAAAAAGCCAGTCGCGAAGAAATCGTAGAGGCCGCCAAGATTGCCAATGCCCACGAGTTTATATCCGGCCTGCCCAGAGGGTACGACACCAATATCGGGGACAGCGGTAATAAACTAAGTGGGGGACAGAAACAGCGCTTGTCCATCGCGCGGGCCGTATTGAAAAATCCTCCGATCATGATCTTGGACGAGGCCACCTCCGCGCTCGACACCGAAAGCGAACGCCTGGTGCAGGATGCGCTTGAAAAAATGATGCGCAACCGCACCTCCATCGTTATTGCCCATCGCTTATCGACCATTCAGAACGCCAACAAGATTGTGGTGCTTCAACGCGGGGAAATCGTCGAACAAGGCTCCCATAACGAACTACTTGGGCGGAAAGGAGTGTATAAGAAATTGGTGGATATGCAGTCGCTGGGGTAA
- a CDS encoding phospho-sugar mutase, producing MENTLKTAKTWLTDFFDPAIKKEVQHLIENDQEGLKDRFYKNMEFGTGGMRGIMGVGTNRINKYTLGKSTQGLSNYLKEVYEGEEIKVVIAYDCRHNSDSLSQLVAEVFSANGIKVYRFSELRTTPELSFAVRYLNCHAGIVLTASHNPPEYNGYKVYWSDGCQIVPPQDGEIVAAINALSYEEINFEGNDELIESIDTEVDEAFFEASVAHGDFNVPGKDDFKIVFTSLHGTSITAIPEVLKRAGYKNVTIIEAQAEPNGDFPTVESPNPEEPEALSMAIEKAEEIGADMVIGTDPDSDRLGVAVRNLEGKMEIVNGNQAMIMMTHFLLEQKKKKGFEGNEFVATTIVSTPMLEAMAKAYGVTFKTALTGFKWIGKMIKDYPELQFLGGGEESFGYMVGDFVRDKDAVTSALLACEIGAQAKANGSSFFKDLIDCYVAYGFYKEHLISLTKKGISGAEEIKQMLKDFKENPVQTVAGSKVKWIEDYNTSVAKNVLTGEEKPIDIPKSNVLIYETEDGTRIAARPSGTEPKVKFYISTNTELEKAENFKKVDAELDAKIDRIKNELQLG from the coding sequence ATGGAAAACACACTCAAGACCGCAAAGACCTGGCTTACCGATTTTTTTGATCCTGCCATTAAGAAGGAAGTACAACACCTTATCGAAAACGATCAAGAAGGACTGAAGGACCGATTTTATAAAAATATGGAATTCGGTACCGGAGGTATGCGCGGTATCATGGGTGTCGGCACTAACAGGATCAATAAATATACCTTGGGAAAGAGCACTCAAGGCTTGAGCAATTACCTGAAAGAGGTGTATGAGGGCGAGGAAATTAAAGTGGTCATTGCCTATGATTGCCGTCATAATAGCGATAGTCTTTCGCAATTGGTGGCCGAAGTGTTCTCCGCGAACGGTATCAAGGTCTATCGTTTTTCCGAACTTCGGACTACTCCCGAGCTATCGTTCGCCGTACGTTATTTAAACTGTCACGCGGGCATCGTACTGACTGCATCGCATAACCCCCCGGAATATAACGGCTACAAGGTGTATTGGTCCGATGGCTGCCAGATCGTACCGCCCCAGGACGGGGAAATCGTAGCGGCCATCAACGCCCTCTCCTATGAAGAAATCAATTTCGAGGGAAACGACGAGCTCATTGAAAGCATCGATACCGAGGTCGATGAGGCCTTTTTTGAGGCTTCGGTCGCCCACGGCGATTTCAATGTGCCCGGCAAAGACGACTTTAAAATCGTATTCACGTCGCTGCACGGCACTTCGATAACGGCCATTCCCGAGGTGCTGAAACGGGCGGGCTATAAAAATGTTACGATTATCGAGGCCCAGGCAGAGCCGAACGGGGATTTTCCCACGGTGGAATCCCCCAATCCGGAGGAACCGGAAGCCCTCTCCATGGCCATTGAAAAAGCGGAAGAAATTGGAGCGGACATGGTCATCGGTACCGACCCCGACAGCGATCGTTTAGGAGTGGCCGTACGGAACCTGGAAGGAAAAATGGAAATCGTCAACGGCAATCAGGCCATGATCATGATGACCCACTTTCTATTGGAGCAAAAAAAGAAAAAAGGTTTTGAAGGCAACGAATTCGTGGCAACGACCATCGTTTCTACCCCGATGCTGGAGGCTATGGCCAAGGCCTATGGAGTTACCTTCAAGACGGCCTTGACCGGATTCAAATGGATCGGCAAAATGATCAAGGATTATCCGGAACTTCAATTCCTGGGGGGCGGCGAGGAGAGCTTCGGCTATATGGTCGGGGACTTCGTCCGTGATAAGGATGCCGTCACCTCTGCCCTACTCGCTTGTGAAATCGGGGCCCAGGCCAAGGCCAACGGCAGCTCTTTTTTCAAAGACCTGATCGATTGCTACGTCGCTTACGGTTTTTATAAGGAACACCTGATTTCCCTGACCAAGAAAGGCATCAGCGGGGCCGAGGAGATCAAGCAAATGCTAAAGGATTTTAAGGAAAATCCCGTGCAGACCGTTGCCGGCTCCAAAGTAAAATGGATCGAGGACTACAACACCTCCGTCGCTAAAAACGTATTGACCGGGGAAGAAAAGCCCATCGACATCCCAAAATCCAACGTGCTGATCTATGAGACCGAAGACGGCACACGGATCGCCGCCCGTCCCAGTGGTACCGAACCCAAGGTTAAATTCTACATCAGTACGAACACTGAGCTTGAAAAGGCGGAAAATTTCAAAAAAGTGGATGCGGAGCTCGATGCCAAAATCGATCGCATCAAGAACGAACTCCAGTTGGGATAA